Sequence from the Sulfuracidifex tepidarius genome:
GTGGACTGAAACAAGAAAGATCTCATTTCCCTGGAGTAAGTTCCTGAACTCCTCAACTTCGTCGAGACTCCTCACACCGTCAAACACGACCAAAGGGGAAGGTGATCCCATGGACTCAACGCTGAGCCTAGCTACTACCCCGTTTCCGTAAATGGTCCTGAGCCTCTTAGCGTAATCCATTAACCTCTCTCCAGGCTTTCCGTCTTCACTGAACCTCTTCTTAACTACGTCACTCATGACTATTACCTTAGCTCCCTTATCTTTCAGCAGGTTAGAAAAGAGGCTCTTCCCAGAGCCGGGCATTCCAGCTATTAAAAGGACTTTAATCTTAGACCACGCATATCTACAGTAAAGTGGGTTATAAACTATGAGACTATTTATTGCAGTCGATATTCCAATTAATCAGAAAATTATAGACTTGATAGAACAAATAAATCAAAGTGGAGCCGACGTGAAGAGCGTCGAGCTTGAGAACCTCCACTTGACTCTTCTCTTTATAGGAGAAAAGAGAGAGAATGAATTAGAGGGAATAGAACAGTCCATGAACAAGGTAAGGTTCAACGAGATTAACGCTTTGGCACAGGGAATAGGGTTCTTTCCTAACGAGGAGAGACCTAGAGTGATGTGGATAGGAATAAGGGATCAAGGAGAGTTCAGGAAAGTGAGAGAACAGTTGGTTAAGGAACTGAGGATGAGGAAAATTTACTTTGAAGATAGAAACGAGTTCTCGCCCCACTTGACCTTGTGCAGAATAAGGTCAGGAAGAGGAGTCGACAAGCTGAGGGAAATAGGAAAATCTAAAAAGGATGAAGTCTTCGAGGACTTCAAGGTAAAAGAAGTGAAGCTTTTCAAGAGTACGCTCACGCCCAAGGGACCCATCTATGAGCAACTATACTCTATCAGATCTGAAGGATGAAGTCCTCAGGAGGATAAAACCGAGCAAGGAAGACGAAGCGAAGATCAAGTCTCACCTTTCCCCTATTCTGGAGAGAATCAAGGACATGGAATTCCAGATACAAGGTTCATTCGCTAAGGGTACGTGGCTACGTGGCTCCAGCGATGTAGACGTCTTCATTTTCTTCGATAAGGACATGAAGGGCAGAATGGAGGAGATCGTGAAAGGTCTGGAATCCAGGATGAGAGGTTACGACACCGAGATGGCTTATGCAGAGCACCCGTACCTGATAGTGAGAGACGGGTTCATTGAGGTAGACCTAGTCCCTGCTATCAAGGTAGAGAAAGGAAGTTCAATAGTCACTGCCGTTGACAGAACTCCTTTTCACACCCGCTTTGTGAACTCCAATCTCACGGAGGAACAGAAAGATGACGTCAGAGTTCTAAAACAGTTCATGAAGGGAATAGGGGTCTACGGTGCTGAGATTAAGGTGATGGGGTTTTCAGGCTACATATGCGAGTTGCTTGTAATAAAATATGGGTCATTTGAGGAAGTCCTCAGACAAGCATCGTTGTGGAAGTCACAAGTTAAAATAGAGATAGTGAAGGGAGAGAAAGGGTTCGACGACCCTTTAGTCATAATAGACCCTGTGGATCCGAAGAGGAACGCCGCAGCAGCTGTCTCCATGAAGAGCTTGGGGACTTTCTCCTTAGCGTCTAGGACTTTCCTGAAGAAGCCCTCACTGGAGTATTTCTTTCCAGACGAAGTCGAGGGAAAGCCTCTAGGAGATGTCCTGATGGTGGAGATCGACGTGAAGGAGAAGGTCTCCAGTGACATACTGTGGGGCCAAGTTTCCAAGAGCGTCGACAGAATAAAGAAAGACCTATCGACTAACGGGTTCAGGGTGATCGACGTTCAGGCGTGGGAGGAAGGCCAGAAAGTGGTCGTGGGAGTGCAACTCCAAGAGAGGATCATAGGAGAGTTTTACGCTCAACCCGGACCGTTCTTCTATATGAACGGGGTAGAAGACTTCGTGAAGGAGAACGAGAACGTCTGGATCGGGGAGGAAGGTAGACTTTACGCAATAAAGAGAAGGAAGTTCACGTCACCGGAAGACGTAATTGCCAGATCTATCACAATAAAGGTTAAACATGAGGTCAGCATGAGATGGGAGAAGGAAGGAAAGAGAGGGAAAGCAGGAGCATTCATGAGGAAAACCCCCCCTTGGTTGAAGTGAAGGAATTCATATTTCCCCAGTTCTCAAAGGAAATAGAAACTGAATTGAAAGAAGCTGGCATAACTCACCTTCTCTCATTGGGTAAAGTTAAAATAAACAATGTATTGGCTCTGGGAAAAGGTAAAACGGGAATAGTGGCTCTCATGCCCGACTACAAAGTTGTCAAAATAAGGAGGACCGACTCACCAAAAAAATCTATGGAGATGGAATGTAAATACCAAATGAGTGCCTATCCAGTCTCTCCTGAGGTGTTTCTCTGCGGCAGGAATTTCATCCTGATGGAGCTAGCCGATGGAAGAGAACTCCCCATGAATCCATCCCCTCGGGAGATGAAGTTGGCCTTGATCTCCGCTAGGGAGTTGGAGAAACTTAAAGTGCAACACAAGGAGTTAGTCAGACCTTGGAAGAACGTCATAGTAAACGAAAACAAAGCCTTCATTCTAGATTACGACTCTGCTACTTTCAAACCTACACCTAACAACGTAACGAAGATCCTCTCATCAATCCCTAAACTGAGGGAGCTGGGAATAAAATACTCAAAAGGAGAAATAGATTTTGAGAAACTATTAGATTTAATAGATTTTTACCTTTAGCTGTTTCTTCGGTCTAATGGCTATGTCTTCCATAGACGGAACTTGAAACTCGTGTCCGCAATGATGACACTTACCTCCAAAGATAGCCTTTATTTCTGAAGGTGTCCTAACACCGTAGAAGTCTTGTCCAACTCGCTCAAATCTATATAATTCTGCTCCACAATTTTTACAGACATACCTCACAGGAATACTTTTTCACCGAGTAATAACTTTAGAGAGTTTATTAATATCTACTATACCTATCTTACCGCTCCCATATACGTTGAGAGGGAGAGTTAACCGAAAGTATTCCAAATAGATTTTACGGAGGTATTATACAGTAAAGCTTTTTAACTTTTATTAACTTATCTCATTAATTTTTTATAAATAGTATATTTAAGAGATTAAGAAGAGGAAAAAGTAATATCAAGTTATTGTAGCTGCAACAGCTATATAAATAGCATAATATAAATTAATTAAATTATGTATTATTCCCATAATTTTTACAATATATGAATTTAATAGGAACTACAAGTCTAGAGTCTTAGTCTGCAAAACGGCGAGATCGTGGCTAGGTCTAGCTTATACATACCGCTTCACGAGAAATAGGGGAATACGGGGTTATATATGCGAGCAGCTGAGAAAAGAAAAACGTTACCTTTTCCTGAAGTATATCGAAACTCCTAACAGAGCTATTCCCGTTACTAAAAACGAAGGCCACAGTGAGGCGTATTGAGATAGAGGATAACAACTAGGTCCACACGTTTGAACCATTATAATTAGTGTAGTGTTTACTACGTGCGTAAAAGGATCTTGGCCGGGGTGAACAATCAACGGAGTAGGGGGTGGCTGCGCTGTGAAATTAGGAGTTTTAGTTACGGGTATAACTTCTTTCTCGACTTCTTGATGAATTTGGTAGGTCGGGACGAAATAGAGGTAAACCCCAATACTGATCATAGGTATAGAAACTAGCAATAGCACTTCTATGCTCTTTTTCATCTCATGGAAATAAGTATACACTTATTTAAAAACCTTTTGAATGTAAAAAATGAATTATTTTTATTTATAAATCCTCTGTCCTTTTTAGTTCAAAAGTTGTTAAATAAGTGTAAATATTAATATAAATAGTAGCATAAATCTTAGTAGAATTTTTCAACTATTCGTATTTTGACGGCAAAATTAACATGTTGTCAAGCCTTATAAACACGTTTTGGCAACCATAATATCAGACGTGAAAATGACGGAAAAACAACGCCGTTATAAGTTCGGGGATTCCATCTTGAGGGAAAGGAAAGGTAGGTATTACGTTTACAAGCTAGAGTATGAAAACGGTAACTCAAAGGAACGTTACGTCGGTCCTTTAACTGACGTTGTTGAAACTTATGAGAAATTAAAAGAAATTGGGGGTGTGGGGGTACCCCCACTATGGGGCCGCCGGGATTTGAACCCGGGACCACCAGCGTTCTGGTGGTTAGGGAGTTATCCCCAGGCTGGCATCCTACCAAGCTAGACTACGGCCCCGACTTCTAACTTTTAATCGTCTACA
This genomic interval carries:
- a CDS encoding AAA family ATPase — protein: MKVLLIAGMPGSGKSLFSNLLKDKGAKVIVMSDVVKKRFSEDGKPGERLMDYAKRLRTIYGNGVVARLSVESMGSPSPLVVFDGVRSLDEVEEFRNLLQGNEIFLVSVHSPPSIRYERIMNRMRPDDSKDISLVKLRDKEELDFGLGGVIAMSDYIITNSSSIAEFKRECEDFIKRVLKFG
- the thpR gene encoding RNA 2',3'-cyclic phosphodiesterase; the protein is MRLFIAVDIPINQKIIDLIEQINQSGADVKSVELENLHLTLLFIGEKRENELEGIEQSMNKVRFNEINALAQGIGFFPNEERPRVMWIGIRDQGEFRKVREQLVKELRMRKIYFEDRNEFSPHLTLCRIRSGRGVDKLREIGKSKKDEVFEDFKVKEVKLFKSTLTPKGPIYEQLYSIRSEG
- the cca gene encoding CCA tRNA nucleotidyltransferase translates to MSNYTLSDLKDEVLRRIKPSKEDEAKIKSHLSPILERIKDMEFQIQGSFAKGTWLRGSSDVDVFIFFDKDMKGRMEEIVKGLESRMRGYDTEMAYAEHPYLIVRDGFIEVDLVPAIKVEKGSSIVTAVDRTPFHTRFVNSNLTEEQKDDVRVLKQFMKGIGVYGAEIKVMGFSGYICELLVIKYGSFEEVLRQASLWKSQVKIEIVKGEKGFDDPLVIIDPVDPKRNAAAAVSMKSLGTFSLASRTFLKKPSLEYFFPDEVEGKPLGDVLMVEIDVKEKVSSDILWGQVSKSVDRIKKDLSTNGFRVIDVQAWEEGQKVVVGVQLQERIIGEFYAQPGPFFYMNGVEDFVKENENVWIGEEGRLYAIKRRKFTSPEDVIARSITIKVKHEVSMRWEKEGKRGKAGAFMRKTPPWLK
- a CDS encoding serine/threonine protein kinase — its product is MGEGRKERESRSIHEENPPLVEVKEFIFPQFSKEIETELKEAGITHLLSLGKVKINNVLALGKGKTGIVALMPDYKVVKIRRTDSPKKSMEMECKYQMSAYPVSPEVFLCGRNFILMELADGRELPMNPSPREMKLALISARELEKLKVQHKELVRPWKNVIVNENKAFILDYDSATFKPTPNNVTKILSSIPKLRELGIKYSKGEIDFEKLLDLIDFYL